One segment of Bacteroides caecimuris DNA contains the following:
- a CDS encoding S41 family peptidase yields MNKIKIYVLLACLWAVSTTQAQNFGSEAMRKLQMAEFAISHFYVDKVDENKLVEEAIIKMLAQLDPHSTYSDAEEVKKMNEPLQGNFEGIGVQFQMIEDTLLVVQPVSNGPSEKVGILAGDRIIAVNDSAIAGVKMSTEDIMKRLRGPKGSKVNLTIVRRGVQDPLLFTVKRDKIPILSLDASYMIQPKTGYIRINRFGATTAEEFKKAMTSLQKQGMKDLILDLQGNGGGYLNAAIDLANEFLGQKELIVYTEGRTAKRSDFYAKGNGDFRNGRLIILVDEYTASASEIVSGAVQDWDRGIIVGRRSFGKGLVQRPIDLPDGSMIRLTIARYYTPAGRCIQKPYDSSTDYNKDLIERFNHGELMNADSIHFPDSLKVQTKKLGRTVYGGGGIMPDYFVPIDTTLYTDYHRNLVAKGAVIKFTMQFIEGHRKELKNKYKKFESFDEKFVVDDDMLATLKEIGEKEGVKFNEEQYQKSLPLIKTQLKALIARDLWDMNEYFRVMNTTNESIQKALEILNSDEYQKKLK; encoded by the coding sequence ATGAATAAGATTAAAATATATGTCCTTTTGGCTTGCCTGTGGGCAGTATCAACCACACAAGCCCAGAACTTCGGTTCTGAAGCCATGCGGAAGCTACAGATGGCAGAGTTCGCAATCTCTCATTTCTATGTAGACAAAGTAGATGAAAACAAATTGGTGGAAGAAGCCATCATCAAGATGTTGGCACAACTCGACCCGCACTCCACCTACTCGGATGCAGAGGAAGTGAAGAAAATGAACGAGCCTCTTCAAGGTAACTTCGAAGGTATTGGAGTTCAGTTTCAGATGATTGAGGATACTCTGTTGGTAGTGCAACCTGTCAGCAACGGACCTTCCGAGAAAGTCGGCATCCTTGCCGGTGACCGTATCATCGCGGTCAATGACAGCGCCATTGCCGGAGTAAAGATGAGTACGGAAGATATAATGAAACGTCTTCGCGGCCCGAAAGGCTCCAAAGTCAACCTGACGATTGTTCGTCGTGGCGTACAGGATCCTTTATTGTTCACTGTGAAAAGAGATAAAATACCTATCCTTAGCCTCGATGCTTCTTATATGATCCAGCCAAAGACAGGTTATATCCGCATCAACCGTTTTGGAGCAACCACTGCCGAAGAATTCAAGAAAGCAATGACAAGCCTTCAGAAACAAGGCATGAAGGACCTGATTCTCGACCTGCAAGGAAACGGTGGAGGTTACCTGAACGCGGCTATCGATCTTGCCAACGAATTCCTGGGACAAAAGGAACTGATTGTCTACACGGAAGGACGGACTGCCAAACGCAGTGATTTCTACGCCAAAGGAAATGGGGATTTCCGCAATGGACGTCTTATCATCCTGGTAGACGAATATACAGCCTCTGCCAGCGAAATTGTCAGCGGCGCAGTACAGGACTGGGATCGAGGAATTATCGTAGGACGCCGCTCTTTCGGCAAAGGACTGGTACAACGTCCTATCGACCTGCCGGACGGTTCCATGATTCGTTTGACTATTGCACGCTATTACACTCCTGCAGGTCGCTGCATCCAAAAGCCTTACGACAGTTCGACAGATTACAACAAAGATCTGATAGAACGTTTCAATCACGGTGAGCTGATGAATGCTGACAGCATCCACTTCCCGGATTCGCTGAAAGTACAAACCAAGAAACTAGGACGTACCGTTTATGGCGGAGGGGGTATCATGCCGGATTATTTCGTACCTATCGACACTACTCTTTATACGGATTATCACCGTAATCTGGTAGCTAAAGGAGCTGTGATTAAATTCACCATGCAGTTTATCGAAGGGCACCGGAAGGAGTTGAAAAACAAATACAAGAAATTCGAATCGTTTGATGAGAAGTTCGTCGTTGATGATGATATGCTCGCCACTTTAAAAGAAATAGGAGAGAAAGAAGGAGTGAAATTTAATGAAGAACAATATCAGAAGTCGCTCCCTCTCATCAAAACACAGCTTAAAGCACTGATAGCCCGTGACCTTTGGGATATGAACGAATATTTCCGGGTAATGAATACCACCAATGAGAGTATACAAAAGGCGCTGGAGATACTGAATTCGGATGAGTATCAGAAGAAGCTGAAATAA